One uncultured Jannaschia sp. DNA segment encodes these proteins:
- a CDS encoding LysE family translocator, translating to MLTFAAAVFFLIVTPGPGVLSTAGVGSAFGAPAGLRYVTGLFLGNFAVGLAVVTGLAALVLAEPAIRTVLMLASTGYLLYLALRIATAGSKLAFIEAARPPGLRDGLALQAINPKAYAVNTALFSGFPFMTDAPLAEALIKIVILNAIWIPIHLGWLWAGVALRRLDLAPGTQRAINIAMAASMLIVVGLALVGMR from the coding sequence ATGCTGACCTTCGCCGCCGCGGTGTTCTTCCTGATCGTGACGCCCGGCCCCGGCGTCCTGTCGACGGCAGGGGTCGGCAGCGCGTTCGGTGCCCCGGCGGGCCTGCGCTACGTCACCGGATTGTTCCTCGGAAACTTCGCCGTGGGCCTCGCGGTGGTGACCGGCCTCGCGGCGCTGGTTCTGGCCGAGCCCGCGATCCGCACGGTCCTGATGCTCGCCTCGACGGGCTACCTGCTCTATCTCGCGCTGCGCATCGCGACGGCGGGCTCGAAGCTGGCCTTCATCGAAGCCGCGCGGCCCCCCGGCCTACGCGACGGGCTGGCGCTGCAGGCGATCAACCCGAAGGCCTACGCGGTGAACACGGCGCTCTTTTCGGGGTTTCCCTTCATGACGGACGCGCCGCTGGCCGAGGCGCTCATCAAGATCGTCATTCTCAACGCCATCTGGATACCGATCCATCTCGGCTGGCTCTGGGCCGGGGTCGCACTCCGGCGGCTGGACCTCGCGCCCGGAACGCAGCGTGCGATCAACATCGCCATGGCGGCGTCGATGCTGATCGTTGTCGGCCTGGCCCTCGTCGGGATGCGCTAG
- a CDS encoding DMT family transporter — MANAPVSHLARPRIDDARRGIALMLLAYLLFSLTDTSVKWLSLAGLPALQLAFMRYATHLALSTGPMMGRDHSGFTAPMPLALAMLGRGALLAISTVCNFIGLAYLDLTVTAAIMFSSPIIVCALSVPLLGERVGRWRWSAILMGFAGVLIVVRPWSGDFHWAALSILTAATSFALYSIVTRKLSGVAAPRTMQLYAGLVGAVALLPAAWWLWTPPATTLDWGLMIGLGAFAWLGHHFFGIAHGYAPSSVLMPFSYSFIIYLAVAGFLVFGTVPDAQTVIGACVIAAAGLVIWWRERPDIKVAPQPSDTK; from the coding sequence ATGGCAAACGCCCCCGTCTCGCATCTGGCCCGCCCGCGGATCGATGATGCACGGCGGGGGATCGCCCTCATGCTCCTCGCGTATCTGCTGTTCTCGCTGACGGATACGTCGGTGAAATGGCTCTCCCTCGCCGGCCTTCCGGCGCTGCAACTGGCCTTCATGCGCTACGCGACGCATCTCGCGCTTTCGACCGGGCCGATGATGGGGCGCGATCATTCGGGCTTCACCGCGCCGATGCCGCTGGCGCTGGCGATGCTGGGCCGCGGGGCACTGCTGGCGATCTCGACGGTCTGCAACTTCATCGGCCTCGCCTATCTCGACCTGACGGTCACGGCGGCGATCATGTTCTCTTCGCCGATCATCGTCTGCGCGCTGTCGGTGCCGCTTCTGGGCGAACGGGTCGGGCGCTGGCGCTGGTCCGCGATCCTGATGGGGTTCGCGGGCGTGCTGATCGTGGTGCGTCCCTGGTCCGGCGACTTCCACTGGGCGGCGCTGTCGATCCTGACGGCGGCCACGTCATTCGCGCTCTACTCGATCGTCACGCGCAAGCTTTCCGGGGTCGCGGCACCGCGCACGATGCAGCTCTACGCCGGTCTGGTGGGCGCGGTGGCGCTCCTGCCCGCGGCATGGTGGCTCTGGACACCGCCCGCGACGACGCTCGACTGGGGGCTGATGATCGGATTGGGGGCCTTCGCGTGGCTCGGGCACCATTTCTTCGGCATCGCCCATGGCTACGCACCGTCGAGCGTGCTGATGCCGTTCAGCTATTCCTTCATCATCTACCTCGCGGTGGCGGGGTTTCTGGTCTTCGGCACGGTCCCCGACGCGCAGACCGTGATCGGGGCCTGCGTGATCGCGGCCGCGGGCCTCGTGATCTGGTGGCGCGAGCGTCCCGACATCAAGGTCGCGCCACAACCCTCTGATACGAAATGA
- a CDS encoding NAD(P)-dependent oxidoreductase, which produces MTQPKIGFIGLGLMGSAMVQRLLDKGHTLTVLGNRDRTGVEAALGRGATEADTARDVAEASDIVMLCMGTSEQVEARMHGPDGVIAGLRDGATVIDFGTSLPGSTRSLASEVAKAGGTYLDAPLGRTPSHGREGQLNIMCAGSEAAFASVRPILDDLGENVFHLGEVGSGHTIKLINNFFGMTVANAMAEAFAMADRAGVDRQALFDVMAAGPLRSGMMEFVKAYAVEGDATKLAFSIRNGHKDVGYYREMAAGLGAETIMSDGAHRAMSAAIEDGRGEGMVSQMVDFYADRFKA; this is translated from the coding sequence ATGACCCAACCCAAGATCGGATTCATCGGCCTCGGCCTCATGGGCTCGGCCATGGTCCAGCGTCTGCTCGACAAGGGCCATACGCTCACCGTGCTCGGCAATCGCGACCGCACCGGCGTCGAGGCCGCTCTGGGGCGCGGCGCGACGGAGGCCGACACCGCCCGCGACGTCGCCGAGGCGTCCGACATCGTGATGCTCTGCATGGGCACCTCCGAACAGGTCGAGGCGCGGATGCACGGACCCGATGGCGTGATCGCGGGCCTGCGGGACGGGGCGACCGTGATCGATTTCGGCACCTCCCTGCCCGGCTCGACCCGGAGCCTCGCCTCGGAAGTCGCCAAGGCGGGCGGCACCTATCTCGATGCGCCGCTGGGCCGGACGCCGAGCCACGGGCGCGAGGGGCAGCTCAACATCATGTGCGCCGGCAGCGAGGCCGCCTTCGCGTCCGTGCGCCCAATCCTGGACGATCTGGGCGAGAACGTCTTCCACCTGGGCGAGGTCGGGTCCGGGCACACGATCAAGCTCATCAACAACTTCTTCGGCATGACCGTCGCCAACGCCATGGCCGAGGCGTTTGCGATGGCGGACCGCGCCGGCGTCGACCGGCAGGCGCTGTTCGACGTGATGGCCGCCGGACCGCTCCGGTCGGGGATGATGGAGTTCGTGAAGGCCTACGCCGTCGAGGGCGATGCGACGAAGCTCGCCTTCTCGATCCGCAACGGCCACAAGGATGTCGGCTACTACCGCGAAATGGCCGCCGGACTGGGCGCCGAGACGATCATGTCCGACGGCGCGCATCGCGCGATGTCGGCCGCGATCGAGGACGGTCGCGGCGAGGGCATGGTCTCGCAGATGGTCGATTTCTACGCCGACCGCTTCAAGGCCTGA
- a CDS encoding UxaA family hydrolase: protein MADVIRLSPDDNVVTATRALEVGTTVETTTAAALIPSGHKVATAAIATGDAIRKYGQIIGYASEEIAPGAHVHTQNCAFAATDHAYEFGTDLRPVPPATGDTFMGYRRDGGAVGTRNYVAVVTSVNCSATAARRIADAFGPEELAAYPNVDGVVAFVHGTGCGMAGDGDGFEALQRVMWGYAKHPNHAAVLMVGLGCEMNQIDWLLEAYGLKQGPTFQTMNIQNVAGLRRTIEVGIEKVRAMLPIANKAVRERCPASALTVALQCGGSDAWSGITANPALGHACDLLVAQGGTGVLAETPEIYGAEHLLTRRAASREVGDRLVGLIHWWEDYTSRNRGSMDNNPSPGNKKGGLTTILEKSLGAAAKGGTTPLTGVYKYAEPVRAKGFTFMDSPGYDPASVTGQIAGGCNLVCFTTGRGSAFGSKPAPTIKVATNQALFDRMPEDMDVNAGDILTGGSTVEAKGREIYEMFLRVASGEMSKSEAQGLGDYEFVPWQIGAVM, encoded by the coding sequence ATGGCCGATGTGATCCGCCTCTCGCCCGACGACAATGTCGTCACCGCCACCCGCGCGCTGGAGGTCGGCACGACGGTCGAGACCACGACCGCCGCCGCCCTGATCCCCTCGGGCCACAAGGTCGCGACGGCGGCGATTGCGACCGGGGACGCGATCCGAAAGTACGGTCAGATCATCGGCTACGCGAGCGAGGAGATCGCGCCGGGCGCGCATGTCCACACGCAGAATTGCGCCTTCGCAGCGACCGATCATGCCTACGAATTCGGGACCGATCTGCGCCCCGTTCCCCCGGCGACCGGCGACACCTTCATGGGCTATCGGCGCGACGGCGGCGCCGTCGGCACGCGCAATTACGTGGCCGTCGTCACGAGCGTGAACTGCTCGGCCACGGCCGCGCGTCGGATCGCGGACGCCTTCGGCCCCGAGGAGCTGGCGGCCTATCCGAATGTCGACGGCGTGGTCGCCTTCGTCCACGGCACCGGCTGCGGCATGGCGGGCGACGGCGACGGGTTCGAGGCGTTGCAGCGCGTCATGTGGGGATATGCCAAGCATCCCAACCACGCCGCCGTCCTGATGGTCGGGCTCGGCTGCGAGATGAACCAGATCGACTGGCTGCTCGAGGCATATGGCCTGAAGCAGGGACCGACCTTCCAGACCATGAACATCCAGAACGTCGCGGGCCTGCGCCGCACCATCGAGGTCGGGATCGAGAAGGTCCGCGCGATGCTGCCCATCGCCAACAAGGCAGTGCGCGAACGCTGCCCCGCCTCCGCCCTCACGGTCGCGTTGCAATGCGGCGGCTCGGACGCCTGGTCGGGCATCACCGCCAACCCGGCGCTGGGCCATGCCTGCGACCTCCTGGTGGCGCAGGGCGGGACCGGCGTGCTGGCCGAGACGCCCGAGATCTACGGCGCCGAGCATCTGCTGACCCGCCGTGCCGCCAGCCGGGAGGTTGGAGATCGGCTCGTCGGCCTGATCCACTGGTGGGAGGATTACACCTCCCGCAATCGCGGCTCGATGGACAACAATCCCAGCCCCGGCAACAAGAAGGGCGGCCTGACGACGATCCTCGAGAAATCGCTCGGCGCCGCGGCCAAGGGCGGCACGACGCCGCTGACCGGCGTCTACAAATACGCCGAGCCCGTGCGCGCGAAGGGCTTCACCTTCATGGACAGCCCCGGCTACGACCCCGCCAGCGTCACCGGCCAGATCGCGGGCGGCTGCAATCTCGTGTGCTTCACCACGGGCCGCGGCTCGGCCTTCGGCTCGAAGCCCGCGCCGACGATCAAGGTGGCGACCAACCAGGCCCTGTTCGACCGGATGCCCGAGGACATGGACGTCAACGCCGGCGACATCCTGACGGGTGGTTCCACGGTCGAGGCGAAGGGGCGCGAGATCTACGAGATGTTCCTGCGCGTCGCCTCCGGCGAGATGTCGAAATCCGAGGCGCAGGGCCTCGGAGACTACGAGTTCGTCCCCTGGCAGATCGGGGCCGTGATGTGA
- a CDS encoding phytanoyl-CoA dioxygenase family protein: MLTKSQIATFRRRGCLAVEDVVPQDLRDAVEDEYATVLRKFAQAQGIAWRGGFLPTLRAVHEAGVDWFQHLDITLPGDRIAADTPFHYGPAVHALLTAPALVEIAAQIVGPEVTSNPIQHLRIKPPAVTVAEGAPAHITHTLWHQDRAVARADADDTKMVTIWVAMTDATPENGCMVALPLDPDQDMLPHCPLEQTSIPPELLDEARALPLPVRAGGIVLLDPMIPHAARDNVTDGFRWSFDLRYQRTGQPTGRAHFPAFPVRGAPAPDWKTQRDAWRAARADAAARAHIPLHRWDSTSPHCA, translated from the coding sequence ATGCTGACCAAGTCCCAGATCGCCACCTTCCGACGCCGCGGATGCCTCGCGGTCGAGGATGTCGTGCCGCAGGACCTCCGCGATGCGGTCGAGGACGAATACGCGACCGTCCTGCGCAAGTTCGCGCAGGCCCAAGGGATCGCGTGGCGGGGGGGATTCCTTCCGACGTTGCGCGCGGTTCACGAGGCAGGCGTCGACTGGTTCCAGCATCTCGACATCACCCTGCCGGGCGACCGGATCGCGGCCGACACGCCGTTCCATTACGGCCCGGCAGTCCACGCGCTCCTGACCGCGCCCGCACTGGTCGAGATCGCGGCGCAGATCGTCGGCCCCGAGGTCACATCGAACCCGATCCAGCACCTGCGCATAAAACCCCCGGCCGTCACCGTGGCCGAGGGCGCCCCGGCCCACATCACCCACACGCTCTGGCATCAGGATCGCGCGGTGGCCCGTGCGGATGCGGACGACACGAAGATGGTCACGATCTGGGTCGCGATGACCGATGCAACGCCCGAGAACGGCTGCATGGTCGCCTTGCCGCTCGACCCCGATCAGGACATGCTGCCGCATTGCCCGCTCGAGCAGACCTCGATCCCGCCGGAGCTTCTGGACGAGGCGCGCGCCCTGCCCCTGCCGGTGCGCGCGGGGGGCATCGTCCTCCTCGACCCGATGATCCCGCATGCCGCCCGCGACAACGTCACCGACGGCTTTCGCTGGAGCTTCGATCTGCGCTACCAGCGGACCGGACAGCCGACCGGACGCGCCCACTTTCCGGCCTTCCCCGTGCGCGGCGCGCCCGCGCCCGACTGGAAGACGCAGCGTGACGCCTGGCGCGCGGCCCGCGCGGATGCCGCCGCGCGCGCCCATATTCCGCTCCACCGCTGGGATTCGACCAGCCCGCATTGCGCCTGA
- a CDS encoding TRAP transporter large permease subunit translates to MDVGTISLVLLVALMLLLAIGMPLGLASAVLAVLVLVMRFEPALLTAPWEFGEGMLTGRFGSGPLNILAQRIYGLLTDYVLISIPLFILMAALLERSGIAKDMYSSLNVWLSRTRGGIAIVTSIMAVVMAAMSGIIGGEVVLLGLIALPQMLRLGYDQNLAIGTICASGCLGTMIPPSIVLIIFGLITETSIKALFTAAFVPGFMLAAFIMIYIFVRTRMNPELAPLPPEDPNDPPKGEKRLLFLSFLTILVAGFGTALFLRAAFFTVTGQNAVLEGVDPIALGQPHHVIWLGVIVAAALALIFLVFGTARAKTSWQMGKGLVAPVVVIGVVMGSIYGGISGITEAAGMGVVAVFVISVFRGEASVELVWDSLLRTLKSTGTIIWVTIGAATLAGAYTIAGGPTYVANLILAADLPTMGIILVMMLILLIMGAFMDWVGIVLLIIPVFLPIVQRLPIEEIGFLGHVEPRYLAVWFGVLFCMNMQVSFLSPPFGPAAFYLKSVAPPHISLTDIFKGFLPFICLQLLALTVLLLWPPIVTLLLE, encoded by the coding sequence ATGGACGTCGGAACGATTTCCCTGGTCTTGCTGGTAGCGCTGATGCTGCTTCTGGCGATCGGGATGCCGCTGGGGCTGGCTTCGGCCGTGCTGGCCGTGCTCGTCCTCGTGATGCGGTTCGAGCCTGCGCTGCTGACCGCACCATGGGAGTTCGGCGAGGGCATGCTGACCGGCCGATTCGGGTCCGGGCCGCTCAATATTCTGGCCCAGCGAATATACGGCCTGCTGACCGATTACGTCCTGATCTCGATCCCGCTCTTCATCCTGATGGCCGCGCTTCTGGAGCGCTCGGGCATCGCCAAGGACATGTACTCGTCGCTCAACGTCTGGCTCAGTCGGACGCGGGGCGGCATCGCCATCGTCACCTCGATCATGGCGGTCGTCATGGCCGCGATGTCGGGCATCATCGGCGGCGAGGTCGTCCTGCTGGGCCTGATCGCGCTGCCCCAGATGCTGCGGCTGGGCTATGACCAGAACCTCGCCATCGGCACGATCTGCGCCAGCGGGTGCCTCGGGACGATGATCCCGCCCTCGATCGTGCTCATCATCTTCGGGCTGATCACCGAGACCTCGATCAAGGCGCTCTTCACGGCGGCCTTCGTTCCGGGCTTCATGTTGGCCGCGTTCATCATGATCTACATCTTCGTCCGCACCCGGATGAACCCCGAGCTGGCGCCCCTGCCGCCCGAGGACCCCAACGATCCGCCCAAGGGCGAGAAGCGCCTCCTGTTCCTGTCGTTCCTGACGATCCTCGTGGCGGGCTTCGGCACGGCGCTGTTCCTGCGCGCCGCGTTCTTCACCGTCACCGGCCAGAACGCCGTCCTCGAGGGCGTCGACCCGATCGCGCTGGGCCAGCCGCATCATGTCATCTGGCTCGGCGTCATCGTCGCCGCCGCGCTGGCGCTGATCTTCCTCGTCTTCGGCACCGCCCGCGCAAAGACAAGCTGGCAGATGGGCAAGGGCCTCGTGGCGCCGGTCGTGGTCATCGGCGTCGTCATGGGCTCGATCTACGGCGGCATCTCGGGGATCACCGAGGCGGCCGGAATGGGCGTCGTTGCGGTCTTCGTGATCTCGGTCTTTCGGGGTGAGGCGAGCGTGGAGCTGGTCTGGGACAGCCTGCTGCGAACGCTGAAATCGACGGGCACGATCATCTGGGTGACGATCGGCGCGGCGACGCTCGCGGGTGCGTACACCATCGCGGGCGGTCCGACCTACGTGGCGAACCTGATCCTTGCCGCCGACCTTCCGACGATGGGCATCATCCTCGTAATGATGTTGATCCTGCTGATCATGGGCGCGTTCATGGACTGGGTCGGGATCGTGCTCCTGATCATCCCGGTCTTCCTACCCATCGTGCAGCGCCTCCCGATCGAGGAGATCGGCTTTCTCGGCCATGTCGAGCCGCGCTATCTGGCCGTGTGGTTCGGGGTGCTCTTCTGTATGAACATGCAGGTGAGTTTCCTGTCGCCGCCCTTCGGCCCGGCCGCGTTCTACCTCAAGTCCGTGGCCCCGCCGCACATATCGCTGACCGATATCTTCAAGGGGTTCCTGCCGTTCATCTGCCTGCAACTTTTGGCGCTCACGGTGCTGCTGCTCTGGCCGCCGATCGTCACGCTTCTGCTGGAGTGA
- a CDS encoding TRAP transporter small permease subunit: protein MTKDAAQDATFYETGGAAPQVVPGPLQVLMPILFCLAAGWAMWRMPAFLMIFSDPGPTVDALARRYDAASAIDWLAAVAAAAFFVLGVMTVRRAHNEYEEWGIADRLSVFVGRITMIIIAAMVCVMVYEVVLRYVFEKPTLWANEMTLWMAGFVFILSGLYAMQQRSHIRIFLLYDILPRWLQRTCDVISTILIVVFAFFLFWGGYGEATQKFARWETFGTAFDPPIPATLKPMILLVVTFVALQAIANLIRDWNKEPVIHTAADDIDPDEIERLRRQVGGE from the coding sequence ATGACCAAGGACGCCGCACAGGACGCGACATTCTACGAGACCGGGGGCGCCGCGCCGCAGGTCGTGCCGGGGCCGCTGCAGGTGCTCATGCCGATCCTCTTCTGCCTCGCGGCAGGTTGGGCGATGTGGCGGATGCCGGCCTTCCTGATGATCTTCTCCGATCCCGGCCCGACCGTGGACGCGTTGGCGCGTCGCTATGATGCGGCCTCGGCGATCGATTGGCTGGCCGCCGTCGCGGCCGCCGCCTTCTTCGTGCTGGGCGTCATGACCGTGCGACGGGCGCATAACGAATACGAGGAATGGGGCATCGCGGACCGCCTGTCGGTCTTCGTCGGTCGCATCACCATGATCATCATCGCCGCGATGGTCTGCGTCATGGTCTACGAGGTCGTGCTTCGCTACGTCTTCGAGAAGCCGACGCTCTGGGCCAACGAGATGACGCTCTGGATGGCGGGGTTCGTGTTCATCCTGTCGGGCCTCTACGCGATGCAACAGCGGTCCCATATCCGGATCTTCCTGCTCTACGACATCCTGCCGCGCTGGCTCCAGCGGACCTGCGACGTGATCTCGACGATTCTGATCGTGGTCTTCGCCTTCTTCCTGTTCTGGGGCGGCTACGGCGAGGCGACGCAGAAATTCGCCCGCTGGGAGACGTTCGGCACCGCCTTCGACCCGCCGATCCCCGCGACGCTCAAGCCGATGATCCTGCTGGTTGTCACCTTCGTGGCGCTGCAGGCCATCGCGAACCTGATCCGCGACTGGAACAAGGAACCGGTGATCCACACCGCGGCGGACGACATCGACCCGGACGAGATCGAGCGGCTGCGCCGTCAGGTCGGCGGCGAATAA
- a CDS encoding mandelate racemase/muconate lactonizing enzyme family protein, translated as MKITGVRSHVLSCDMPETLGYSQQYYSKRTAHLVEVSTDEGLTGWGECFGPGAVATANAGIVEGVIAPMIMGMDPRDRDVCWHRVYNLLRDHGQKGMPIQALSGVDIALWDITGQAAGLSISRLIGGRHRDRVGVYGYGMMLRPEPVGELAERFADEAAAIRDTGFRATKMKVGLGVRDDIRLAEAVRRGVGDGFDVMVDANHAYDVNDALEVGRALDDLGAYWFEEPVAPEDREGYATLRRTLRTRIAGGEAEYTRWGWRDLLASGGLSIAQPEVCALGGISEYLRVLALCHAHHVPVVNHVWGSAIAVATNMQLLAAMPPLPGGLHPREPWLEFDTTENWFRDEMLTEALDIQGQVAANNGTVALPDRPGLGVVPDPDFLNRHRIDR; from the coding sequence ATGAAGATCACCGGCGTCCGGTCCCACGTCCTGTCCTGCGACATGCCCGAGACGCTGGGCTATTCGCAGCAGTATTATTCCAAACGCACGGCCCATCTGGTCGAGGTCTCGACCGACGAGGGCCTGACTGGCTGGGGCGAGTGCTTCGGGCCGGGCGCGGTCGCGACAGCCAACGCAGGCATCGTCGAGGGCGTCATCGCGCCGATGATCATGGGCATGGACCCGCGCGACCGGGACGTGTGCTGGCATAGGGTCTACAACCTCCTGCGCGACCACGGGCAGAAGGGGATGCCGATCCAGGCCCTGTCCGGCGTCGATATCGCGCTCTGGGACATCACCGGACAGGCGGCGGGGCTGTCGATCTCACGGCTGATCGGTGGACGGCACCGCGACCGCGTGGGCGTCTACGGCTACGGCATGATGCTGCGCCCCGAGCCCGTCGGGGAGCTGGCCGAGCGCTTCGCGGACGAGGCGGCGGCGATCCGGGACACGGGCTTCCGTGCGACCAAGATGAAGGTGGGGCTCGGCGTCCGAGACGACATCCGGCTGGCCGAGGCCGTGCGCCGCGGCGTGGGCGACGGGTTCGACGTCATGGTCGACGCCAACCACGCCTACGACGTGAACGACGCGCTGGAAGTCGGGCGGGCGCTGGACGACCTCGGCGCCTACTGGTTCGAGGAGCCGGTCGCCCCCGAGGACCGCGAAGGCTATGCCACGCTCCGCCGGACGCTGCGGACGCGGATCGCCGGGGGCGAGGCGGAATACACGCGCTGGGGCTGGCGCGACCTACTGGCCTCGGGCGGGCTCTCGATCGCGCAACCCGAGGTCTGCGCGCTGGGCGGGATCAGCGAATACCTTCGCGTCTTGGCGCTCTGCCACGCGCATCACGTGCCCGTCGTGAACCATGTCTGGGGCAGCGCCATCGCCGTCGCGACCAACATGCAGCTTCTGGCCGCGATGCCACCCCTGCCCGGCGGCCTGCACCCGCGAGAGCCGTGGCTGGAATTCGACACGACCGAGAACTGGTTTCGCGACGAGATGCTGACCGAAGCGCTGGACATCCAGGGCCAGGTCGCCGCCAATAACGGGACGGTCGCGCTCCCGGATCGACCGGGGCTGGGCGTGGTGCCCGACCCCGATTTCCTCAACCGCCACCGCATCGACCGCTAG
- a CDS encoding TRAP transporter substrate-binding protein, translated as MKTLTLAALAAATTALTGAAMAQTTTLRIQTHHAPETPMGELATGYFETIQAMSNGEIVVEPFYSSSVVKSVETFDAAATGILDCDMTGGGYQTGKNPAFQFVGDIMGGYDTPIQQLTWLYEGGGMEAAQNLYNSYDMQLIGWWVPGQESLSSTKPLAGLADLQDWKFRSPPGMETDIFAKLGASPIVMDFTEIFTALETGIIDGADASALANNVGLGLYDIASHATFPGFHSMPSDHLACNKAVYDAMPEHHKAIMNTAMEALSLRTAMKFERANAEAAAELEANGITLHTWSDEDLTAFRKAAQETWPEYATTPEAEALVESHMGYLRQLGLVQE; from the coding sequence ATGAAAACCCTTACGCTGGCCGCGCTCGCGGCCGCCACCACGGCGCTGACCGGCGCGGCAATGGCCCAGACCACGACGCTGCGCATCCAGACGCACCACGCCCCCGAGACGCCGATGGGCGAGCTGGCGACCGGCTATTTCGAGACGATCCAGGCCATGTCCAACGGCGAGATCGTGGTCGAGCCGTTCTACAGCTCGTCGGTCGTCAAGTCGGTCGAGACCTTCGACGCGGCGGCGACGGGCATCCTCGATTGCGACATGACGGGCGGCGGCTACCAGACCGGCAAGAACCCCGCGTTCCAGTTCGTCGGTGACATCATGGGCGGCTACGACACGCCCATCCAGCAGCTGACCTGGCTTTATGAGGGCGGCGGCATGGAAGCCGCGCAGAACCTCTACAACAGCTACGACATGCAGCTGATCGGCTGGTGGGTTCCCGGCCAGGAATCGCTCAGCTCGACGAAGCCACTCGCCGGTCTCGCCGACCTGCAGGACTGGAAGTTCCGCTCGCCTCCGGGGATGGAGACGGACATCTTCGCCAAGCTCGGCGCCTCGCCCATCGTGATGGACTTCACCGAGATCTTCACCGCGCTCGAAACCGGGATCATCGACGGGGCCGACGCATCGGCGCTGGCCAACAACGTCGGACTGGGCCTCTACGACATCGCAAGCCACGCGACCTTCCCCGGCTTCCACTCGATGCCGTCGGACCACCTGGCGTGCAACAAGGCCGTCTATGACGCGATGCCCGAGCATCACAAGGCGATCATGAACACGGCCATGGAAGCGCTGAGCCTGCGCACCGCGATGAAGTTCGAGCGCGCCAATGCCGAGGCCGCCGCCGAGCTGGAGGCCAACGGCATCACGCTGCACACCTGGTCGGACGAGGACCTGACCGCGTTCCGCAAGGCCGCGCAGGAAACCTGGCCCGAATACGCCACGACCCCCGAGGCCGAGGCGCTGGTCGAGAGCCACATGGGCTACCTGCGCCAGCTGGGTCTCGTGCAGGAGTGA
- a CDS encoding GntR family transcriptional regulator — protein MPDTKSRTDTPAIYAELQHRLLTGGFVPGDKIMSGPLAQEFGCSANTVRDVLLQLSKVGLVDFAIQRGFRARQVSRERRSDIARFRVLLEQEGAVRSMRNGGLTWEASLTAAHHSLVHIENQIARAGDGAPIVGIWSDAELTFHRTLISECALPPLIETFESVYMQFRQQMVGLENNCVPDYFHQIIAHHQLIMDAALSGDEARLRREIEHHQARHFL, from the coding sequence ATGCCCGACACGAAATCACGAACCGATACGCCCGCGATCTATGCGGAATTGCAGCATCGCCTGCTGACGGGTGGATTCGTCCCCGGCGACAAGATCATGTCCGGTCCGCTGGCGCAGGAGTTCGGCTGTTCGGCCAACACCGTGCGCGACGTGCTCCTGCAACTCTCCAAGGTCGGGCTCGTGGATTTCGCGATCCAGCGCGGGTTCCGCGCCCGCCAGGTCAGCCGCGAGCGGCGCTCCGACATCGCGCGCTTCCGCGTCCTGCTGGAGCAGGAGGGGGCCGTCCGTTCGATGCGCAACGGCGGCCTGACCTGGGAGGCGAGCCTGACCGCGGCCCATCACAGCCTCGTCCACATCGAGAACCAGATCGCACGCGCGGGTGACGGTGCGCCCATCGTCGGCATCTGGTCGGATGCCGAGCTGACCTTCCACCGCACGCTGATCTCGGAATGCGCGCTGCCACCGCTGATCGAGACCTTCGAGAGCGTCTACATGCAGTTCCGCCAGCAGATGGTGGGGCTCGAGAACAATTGCGTGCCCGACTACTTCCACCAGATCATCGCGCATCATCAGCTTATCATGGACGCGGCACTCTCGGGAGACGAGGCGCGTCTGCGCCGCGAGATCGAGCATCACCAGGCGCGGCATTTCCTGTGA